The Candidatus Neomarinimicrobiota bacterium genomic sequence ACGGTCTCCGTATAAACTATCGGCAAATGTCTGCTCTTCACTCCAAGCTTTTAAATAAAAATAAAGACGGCCATCAAGAATGCCACTGAGATAAGCGGATTTAATTCGGGAGGACATTTCAGGATTTCCATCCACGCGAGCAGAGACATTGGCCCAATCGGTCCCATCCCAAAGAAGTTTGTTTTGCTTCTCCAAAATCTGACCAAATAAACAGGCAGAAGCAATTATTATTGAAAGGGTAATTTTCATCGAATGTAAATAGTTTTAATATTCACGAATTCCAATATACCATAAGATGAGAGTTCATTACCATAGCCAGATTCCTTTACACCGCCGAAAGGTAAACGTGGATCTGAACGGACAAAATCATTCACAAATGCGGCGCCAACTTCCAGTTTGGTTTCAGCAATTCTCCGTCCTTTTTCAATATCAGATGTAAATACAGCCGCTCCCAAACCGAATGGTGTTTTGTTAGCTAATTCTATTGCTTCTTCCTCATCTTTCACAGTAATAATGGATGCTACAGGCCCGAATAATTCCTCATCAAAGGCTGCCATCCCCGCCGATACATTTGTTAAAACTGTAATAGGATAATAAGCACTATTTCCCATATTCGGGATTTCACTTTCGTATAATATCTTGGCACCTGACTCTAAACTGGTTTTCACTTGAGATTTCAATTCCTCCCGCGCTGCGATACTCACCATAGGGCCTACTGTAGTCTCATCAGCGAATGGATCACCCACCACTTGGTTTTTCATGGCAGCAACTATTTTATCCTCAAATTCAGATTGAATGGATGCATCAACTATAAACCGTTTCGCTGCAATACAGCTTTGTCCTGTATTCAACAGTCTCCCAGTTACACAAGCTTCAACTGCTTGATTTAAATCGGCATCTTTCAGAACCACGTAAGGATCGCTACCTCCCAACTCTAGTACAGTTTTTTTCAGAACTGACCCTGCTTTTTGCGCCACCGCTATTCCTGCCGGTGTACTTCCGGTGAGTGAAATCGCTTTCACCAATGGATTTTCGATAACTTCGCCCACTTTGGATGATCCAATGGTGAGATTCCGAAATACATTTGGGGGAAACCCAGCTTCCAAAAATAAGCCCTCAATGGCGTCGGCACATCCTTGCACAATTGAGGCATGTTTTAATACAGCCACATTTCCGGAAATCATGGCCGGTGCGGCGAAACGAAATACCTGCCAAAACGGAAAATTCCACGGCATTACTGCTAAAACAACACCCAACGGTTGGAAGGTTACATAGCTTTCACTTGCATCCGTTTTTATATGTTTATCTTTTAAAAATGCAGGACCATTATCAGCATAATATTCACAACAAAGAGCGGACTTTTCCGCTTCAACTTTTCCTTGAACCAATGGTTTTCCCATTTCGAGTGCCATAATTAGGGCTAATTCATTTTGACGCAATCGCAAGATTTCTGCTAAATTTCGGAAGTATTGGCATCTTTCTTTTATATCCAGATTTCGCCATTCGGTAAATGCTTCATTGACTTCATTTAAAACTCTAGAAATTTCATTTGAGGTCAATTCTGGGTATGAGCCCACCACATCACCATTTACCGGGTTGGTTGAAATAAGATCAGCCACAATTAATTCTATTATTGATCCATAGAAAAATTAAATATGCGAAACCAAAATGAGCCAAAGCAACAAATTCTCCTGATAAAATATACCAAGGCCAAGAACCCATATAATCCAATAGGGACCCCATGGGTGGCTTCCCCATGATCCAGAAATAATTGGCATCCAAAATGGTATTGGCGAAAAAAGCCACTGCTAAAAATATATTCAACCCAATAAAAGCTTTTTTTAAGCTATTTAAAGTTGGTCTCATCTCATAAACAACAACGGCATAAACCAGTGCCACCACCATCAAGTTATGACCAATGAAGAACCGGAAATAATGAAAATGGGGGAAATTTTGGATAATATCAGGTGTAACCATTCCTTGAAAAACGCCTGACAATCCCCAAAAATAGAGCACTTCAAAAATTCTGAAATTTCGTTGAATCATGACTAATGGCATAAGCAGGTTTGCCAACCGGCACAGGTGAATCGGTAGATGCAATGTTACATCAAATGATCCTGCAAAAATTTCTAGTAGAACCCAAACAGGATAGTTGATGCCAATGAGAACGCCTAGAATAAGCCCAACTCGATTTTGTTGATATTGATTTAAATGGTTTTTGGCAAACCATGGGAGCCATATTACGAGAAATAAAAATAAAAAAATGGCCGCCCAATGGGACGGCCCGAATAAATCAAACGAATCGTAGCTATTTAAATATTCAGCTACGGTTAATCGCATGATAAGTTTTACTCACCTTTTTTACGACTGCGTTTCTGGCCCCCGCCAATTTTTTGAAGTTGAACCATTGCCCCTAAGAGGGAAAATATAGCTAACATCCAGATTTGATTGAATGGACTCCCAACTGACCGTTCCATCCATCCGTAAACGAATAAACCAATCGCCACAGCAATCAGGATAAACCCAATTCCCAGACGAATTTTGTCAGTCAAGAAACCGCTCATGCTTTAGCTTTTGTAGCTTTAGTTTTTTTTACCGACGTAGCAACTTTAGTTGTGGCTTTTTTGACTGTTGTCTTTTTTGCCTTTGTTGCTACTTTCTTTGCGGCTGGTTTTTTTGCCGCTACTTTTTTGGCCGGTGCTTTTTTAGTTTTTGCGGCTGCTTTGGCCGGTACTTTAGCTTCTTTCTTTGGTGATGCTTTACTTTCCTTCTTTTGACCAACAGCAATGGATGCCAACCTTAGGCCCTTCAAACGCTCCTGGTTTCTTCTATGTTTCCTTGCAACTAACTTTTGTTTCTTATTCATGATACTTCCTTTAATGTTTAAATATTTAGTAGGAATGCCCATCTACGTCCCATTAAAACTTTGAGGGGCAAACTCAATCTGCTTCCACCTTGCAACGACGGAAAGGGAATCTTCTATCCTTTGCGGGAACGCGTGAGAATCGAACTCACCTCCTACTTTATCAGCAGGACAACGGTGTTGAAGACCGCGAGGGGCACCAGCCTCCTAATCATTCCCATATATTCGTCAAACTCGGTTATTCGGGGCTGTTTATGACCCGGAAATCTAATCCAAATTTCTTTTTCAATTTCTGTCCAATTTTATCTGCAGAATATTTTGTTTTATATCGAACAATTCGAACAGCGTGCAGTCTTTTTCCATTTGAATTCACTGTATGAACTTCCGTAGCATACCCATGACCTTGAATCTGTTTTTTTAATCTGTTCGCATTTTCATATTTACCAAAAGCACCAACTTGAATCACCCACGGTTTAGATACAGATCTTGGAATAACAATTTTACGTGCTGCTTTGGCGGATTTAATTTTTTTGCTAATTGAATTGGGATCTAACTTTACGAGTCGAGCCTCCCGCGCCGAACTGTCCAATCCTTTAATACCATATTGAGAAAAATTTAAACTAGGGTATAGTTGCTTAATGATTCGAAGGGAAGCCTTGGCAGAGTCTTCTTGTCCTGTAGCAAAATAGGAGTTCACCATAAGATCCATGGCACGTTGACGGTGATCTCCTTGGGGATATTTGTACAGCACCGTTTTAAACTGGACACCTGCTTGGGAGTATAATCCACGGGAAAATAAATATTCGCCAATCTTCATTTCGGATTTTGCAGCAAATTCTGATTCGGGAAACTTTTTTACGATAGATTGAAATTGTGCTAAAGATGAATCACCATTTTCAGTCACCATCGCCTCAAGAAAAAAAATGCCTGCTTCATCGGGGTAACGGGAGAGCAATTCGGATAAATTTTCTTTCACCTCATCCATTCTGCCCTTTTCTAGGAGAGTTAGATACAGATCAATATTTTGAGCAAAAAGTTGTCCTCCCCAAAGGATCGCAAAGATTGGAAGCCAACGCTTCATCATTTTTCATTAGAACTGGTTAATAATTGAATTATCTCATCAATCTGGTTGGACAATTCGTGGGGCTTGGAAATATGAAGGGATAACTTCAATTTCATGAGCCTCCCATGAACAGATCCTTTATTCTTTGAAAGGGCATCTTCAACTAGATTAAGAGCACTATTATGTTCACCCTTTTCTTCTAGCACATTAGCCAATTTGGCTAACGCATTCAAATTTGACGGATCTTTTTCAAGAATGCGTTCATAGAATTTTTCCACTTCACTGAAGCGGCCAAGATCAAATAATGCGGACTCAATTTTGGTATATACTACGCGACCTTCTTCCGGTGTAAATAAAGCATAACTTTCCCAATTTTCGATCGCCTTCACCAATTCCCTGTTTTCTGCAAAAAGATCGCCGAGCCTGAGATAGGGTAGTCCAAATTCAGGCGCCGTTTTGATGGCTTTTAAAAATTGCGCTTCTGCTTCCTTCTTATGTCCTTTTTCTAATTTGTCCATTCCTTGATATACCAAGAATCGAGCAATCTGGTTTGGGTCCTGGGATTGTTTCAACTTCTGAATCGATTTGGTAATCTGAGTTGCTTTATCCCATTCCCGCTGATTTTCAAATATTTTAAGTAAAAAATGATTCGCCCATAAATTTTTTCGATCCAGTTTTAATACCAATTCTGCTTCTCGCCGGGCTTTATTCAAATAATCCATCTGTTCAAAATCCAACGCTAAAGATTGATGAATATCCCTGCGGATATCATTGGATAAATTTGGACGAACAGTCAATGAC encodes the following:
- a CDS encoding NAD-dependent succinate-semialdehyde dehydrogenase, encoding MVADLISTNPVNGDVVGSYPELTSNEISRVLNEVNEAFTEWRNLDIKERCQYFRNLAEILRLRQNELALIMALEMGKPLVQGKVEAEKSALCCEYYADNGPAFLKDKHIKTDASESYVTFQPLGVVLAVMPWNFPFWQVFRFAAPAMISGNVAVLKHASIVQGCADAIEGLFLEAGFPPNVFRNLTIGSSKVGEVIENPLVKAISLTGSTPAGIAVAQKAGSVLKKTVLELGGSDPYVVLKDADLNQAVEACVTGRLLNTGQSCIAAKRFIVDASIQSEFEDKIVAAMKNQVVGDPFADETTVGPMVSIAAREELKSQVKTSLESGAKILYESEIPNMGNSAYYPITVLTNVSAGMAAFDEELFGPVASIITVKDEEEAIELANKTPFGLGAAVFTSDIEKGRRIAETKLEVGAAFVNDFVRSDPRLPFGGVKESGYGNELSSYGILEFVNIKTIYIR
- a CDS encoding tetratricopeptide repeat protein, producing the protein MNWIILAAVVLILAGGFTFYYYRPKKQKRTESIYTHALNAMVRGDTRTALNHLRDVVKQDTNHINAYLQMGDILREEGHTQAAVKIHQSLTVRPNLSNDIRRDIHQSLALDFEQMDYLNKARREAELVLKLDRKNLWANHFLLKIFENQREWDKATQITKSIQKLKQSQDPNQIARFLVYQGMDKLEKGHKKEAEAQFLKAIKTAPEFGLPYLRLGDLFAENRELVKAIENWESYALFTPEEGRVVYTKIESALFDLGRFSEVEKFYERILEKDPSNLNALAKLANVLEEKGEHNSALNLVEDALSKNKGSVHGRLMKLKLSLHISKPHELSNQIDEIIQLLTSSNEK
- the bamD gene encoding outer membrane protein assembly factor BamD is translated as MMKRWLPIFAILWGGQLFAQNIDLYLTLLEKGRMDEVKENLSELLSRYPDEAGIFFLEAMVTENGDSSLAQFQSIVKKFPESEFAAKSEMKIGEYLFSRGLYSQAGVQFKTVLYKYPQGDHRQRAMDLMVNSYFATGQEDSAKASLRIIKQLYPSLNFSQYGIKGLDSSAREARLVKLDPNSISKKIKSAKAARKIVIPRSVSKPWVIQVGAFGKYENANRLKKQIQGHGYATEVHTVNSNGKRLHAVRIVRYKTKYSADKIGQKLKKKFGLDFRVINSPE
- a CDS encoding TIGR02206 family membrane protein — its product is MRLTVAEYLNSYDSFDLFGPSHWAAIFLFLFLVIWLPWFAKNHLNQYQQNRVGLILGVLIGINYPVWVLLEIFAGSFDVTLHLPIHLCRLANLLMPLVMIQRNFRIFEVLYFWGLSGVFQGMVTPDIIQNFPHFHYFRFFIGHNLMVVALVYAVVVYEMRPTLNSLKKAFIGLNIFLAVAFFANTILDANYFWIMGKPPMGSLLDYMGSWPWYILSGEFVALAHFGFAYLIFLWINNRINCG